The following are encoded together in the Pseudoalteromonas shioyasakiensis genome:
- a CDS encoding diguanylate cyclase, with product MIARFLLLFVIYSLCLSMTTQSRADNSPIVNIEQRSVDLTQFAMSYFIDSTGAMALSQVQQQNFTNSQNELTLGTNAKTTWSKIVIKNSYSDTLRLFVHNPDAYHLEEVSFYETQSAQLINQSVIQLDKTGPKANMFGGSAVFSFYIAPNQQKTIYVKSVTFSHQWFALAIFDEEHSKRALVGNGNYIALLVGMMLALMIYNFFLYLSARKIENIVYALYLISGTVWVALSYGVAANFFGIFSAELLQLNSNLLSMPSFLVIFVMLIFETKKHYPKEHIALSIILFLLVADFIYSLFDIVGALKPASSLAALMMTVTFGVSISLWRKGNTLAKYFLLGHSMFVIFNMLAVLYYKGISDANVINSHGVGIGILLEALMMAFILSYRIKSLEKIKAQQTELNRLVDTDPMTGLYNRRYFDRKSEELIAAMASNQQELTLLIADLDHFKNINDTYGHDVGDKVIIAFANILTSEQGLADIACRYGGEEFVLLLNCNLLDAKQVAERIRQKAQETYITIDEVQTVQFTVSIGVHSVAHASTTVKETLTIADKALYKAKSNGRNCVEVAA from the coding sequence ATGATTGCGCGTTTTTTACTGCTTTTTGTTATCTACTCATTATGCCTAAGCATGACGACCCAAAGCCGTGCAGATAACTCCCCGATTGTTAATATCGAACAACGTAGCGTTGACCTCACTCAATTTGCTATGAGCTATTTTATTGATAGCACTGGTGCCATGGCTCTTTCGCAAGTTCAGCAGCAAAATTTTACCAACAGTCAAAACGAGCTTACTTTGGGCACTAACGCTAAAACGACGTGGTCAAAAATAGTTATAAAAAATAGCTACAGCGATACCCTACGCTTATTTGTGCATAACCCAGATGCCTATCATTTAGAAGAAGTCAGCTTTTACGAAACGCAATCAGCACAACTGATAAACCAATCGGTTATACAACTTGATAAAACAGGCCCTAAAGCCAATATGTTTGGTGGCAGTGCCGTGTTTTCGTTTTATATTGCCCCCAACCAACAAAAAACAATTTACGTAAAAAGCGTGACCTTTTCACATCAGTGGTTTGCATTAGCTATTTTTGATGAAGAGCATTCAAAGCGAGCCCTTGTCGGGAATGGTAATTACATTGCGCTACTTGTCGGGATGATGTTAGCGCTAATGATTTATAACTTCTTCTTGTATTTATCGGCACGTAAAATCGAGAACATTGTTTACGCGCTGTATCTTATCTCTGGCACGGTGTGGGTGGCGCTATCTTATGGTGTTGCTGCTAACTTCTTTGGTATTTTTAGTGCCGAGCTACTACAGCTCAATTCTAACTTACTGAGCATGCCAAGCTTTTTAGTTATTTTTGTCATGCTCATTTTCGAAACCAAAAAGCATTACCCTAAAGAGCATATCGCGCTGTCGATTATTTTGTTCCTACTGGTTGCTGACTTTATCTATAGCTTGTTCGATATTGTGGGGGCATTAAAACCTGCCAGCAGCTTAGCAGCTTTAATGATGACGGTGACATTTGGAGTATCTATTTCGCTGTGGCGCAAAGGTAACACACTGGCAAAATACTTTTTGCTCGGCCACTCTATGTTCGTTATTTTTAATATGCTGGCGGTGCTTTATTACAAGGGGATCAGCGACGCAAACGTGATTAATAGCCACGGTGTAGGCATAGGTATTTTGCTCGAAGCGTTAATGATGGCGTTTATTCTTTCTTATCGAATTAAGAGCCTCGAAAAAATTAAAGCACAGCAAACTGAGCTCAATCGCTTGGTCGATACAGATCCTATGACAGGCCTTTACAACCGCCGTTACTTTGACAGAAAAAGTGAGGAATTGATTGCTGCGATGGCAAGTAATCAGCAAGAGTTAACCCTCCTAATTGCTGATCTCGACCACTTCAAAAACATCAACGACACATATGGTCACGATGTTGGCGATAAAGTCATTATCGCATTTGCCAACATACTCACCTCAGAGCAAGGCCTTGCTGATATAGCCTGCCGTTACGGCGGCGAAGAGTTTGTGTTACTACTCAATTGTAACCTACTTGATGCCAAGCAAGTTGCCGAGCGAATTCGCCAAAAAGCCCAAGAAACCTACATCACCATTGATGAGGTGCAAACCGTGCAATTTACCGTGAGTATTGGTGTACACAGCGTAGCTCATGCTTCAACAACCGTGAAAGAAACCCTCACCATTGCCGACAAAGCATTGTATAAAGCGAAAAGTAACGGCCGTAATTGTGTTGAAGTGGCTGCTTGA
- a CDS encoding sensor domain-containing protein: protein MKLNDVQMFVNPIYRLIEITPIPVIVSSPSGKLEYANPALKQLLGYEGDEVYADDVVITHADDRELNKIIRAKLNQFPEQPLQIEKRYMHKLGHAIYCQLNIVAEMDNDGNVVRYISQIIDLTTVNKEAAADILLTYLVDKSNDAIFVANPQFGQILNCNQFAYRCLGYEKEELLKLTIPDINPDYDTKAKWQERVVRIKAQETTIFESSLKQKDGQVFPTEVSVCHIDHQGKSYLLAIVRDISARKNKEQALIELANLDPLTQLPNRRYLEQLLNDIFSENGDVAEGMGFIYIDLDEFKQINDQHGHALGDEVLVWVAKQLKAAVRSTDYVIRMGGDEFLVAISGVTNTTILNRLAHKIADQFSAPFSCKGKSIEVTASIGVTAHFLGDGVYAANQLIEEADAAMYQAKKQPGTTIIHFS from the coding sequence ATGAAACTTAATGACGTGCAGATGTTTGTTAATCCTATTTATCGGTTAATAGAAATTACACCTATCCCTGTCATTGTTTCCTCGCCTAGCGGTAAACTCGAATATGCAAACCCGGCACTAAAACAACTATTAGGTTACGAAGGCGATGAAGTGTACGCAGATGATGTTGTTATAACTCATGCTGATGACAGAGAGTTAAATAAAATTATTCGTGCCAAGCTTAACCAGTTTCCTGAGCAGCCCCTACAAATCGAAAAGCGTTACATGCATAAGTTGGGTCATGCTATTTATTGTCAGCTGAATATTGTTGCTGAGATGGATAATGACGGTAATGTTGTGCGTTATATTTCGCAAATTATTGACTTAACAACAGTCAATAAAGAGGCGGCCGCGGATATTTTGCTGACCTATTTGGTTGATAAATCGAATGATGCCATCTTTGTTGCAAACCCTCAGTTTGGTCAAATCCTTAATTGTAATCAATTTGCTTATAGGTGCTTAGGTTATGAAAAGGAGGAGCTTTTAAAACTAACCATTCCAGACATTAACCCTGACTACGATACCAAGGCTAAATGGCAAGAAAGGGTGGTGCGTATAAAAGCTCAAGAAACCACTATTTTTGAGTCGAGCTTAAAACAAAAAGATGGTCAGGTTTTTCCTACAGAAGTGAGTGTTTGTCATATCGACCACCAAGGGAAAAGCTATCTTCTTGCGATTGTCCGTGACATTTCAGCTCGAAAAAATAAAGAGCAGGCTTTGATTGAGCTTGCTAACCTTGACCCGCTTACTCAATTACCGAACCGTCGTTATCTAGAGCAATTATTAAATGATATATTTAGTGAAAATGGTGATGTGGCTGAGGGAATGGGCTTTATTTATATCGACTTAGATGAGTTTAAACAAATCAACGATCAGCATGGTCATGCACTAGGCGATGAAGTTTTGGTATGGGTTGCAAAGCAACTTAAAGCTGCCGTCAGAAGTACCGATTATGTGATAAGAATGGGGGGAGATGAGTTTTTAGTGGCTATTTCAGGCGTAACTAACACGACGATTCTGAATCGCTTGGCACATAAAATAGCGGATCAATTTTCAGCCCCTTTTAGTTGTAAAGGTAAGTCAATTGAAGTCACAGCAAGTATCGGTGTGACAGCGCATTTTCTCGGCGATGGTGTGTATGCAGCAAACCAGCTAATTGAAGAAGCGGATGCGGCTATGTACCAAGCTAAAAAGCAACCCGGAACAACCATCATTCATTTCAGCTAA
- the dgt gene encoding dGTP triphosphohydrolase — protein sequence MVWEKQLRLRIQYLRNQGFKTLEEIVPYCEGASPSDVEMQMKEMGDNGKSENIASLDYRNKFFFNLPAPNPLYYQWWYTLGSQEEFVGKVLSSHDNAKVLCIGTPTIASALNSYGVDATLLDIDLDIIKLFKKTYGDKNESQHYDIFDELPQELHNKFDLTIIDPPWYKEYFEAFLSRSIKATKDGGLIYCSIPQVLTRASISDERKELIEWLKGSGHEVLCIEKSSFKYIVPEFEGISFKEKKLDMSSQPWRASDLLVIQVKGNKELAFSGGRNNLIRSFSREGSQSIFRVFLEEKNIVTGVGPRRSEGFKESISRREHKEEVNVWTSKKDGFQFEDLNVVENVLSCWSDGKSKAETIEALQPEYQEIKNIVEKHDELLELWSRHADGDVRRTARKIKEINDSSHSQWASQPSAREYGSKTDGFRIEFQRDRDRVIWSSGFRKLADKTQLFPLDQDENLRQRLAHSIEVMQLATTISNSFGLNNDLVEAGALAHDVGHTPFGHAGENAIDRLFVALGVACGFNHYEHGVDVVRYLEGSYQNSAFEIHNGLNLTPEVCDCILKHTYCHSGGVGSHKDVWDKSKHKEYLKCSGFSHLEGQAVRAADKISYLLSDIEDGIRLGAISHQDLMYCRLFHRSPIDFRMKSDDILYLKFIEQRGAIIKLLMEDIILESSKRISSLTSINEVRNADDYCIYHSREIMADMSEIWEKIQVRRLHRDPRVITANLKASKVVTELVILFTLFPEYIDERFRKEHERLRTSGYMKHYESDCPKVNIPENFTSFLPLNFMIDFSTAKLNGIPIYDLVIAKDYVASFSDNKCNQLHRELLTSKF from the coding sequence ATGGTCTGGGAAAAGCAATTAAGACTCAGAATTCAATACTTAAGAAATCAAGGGTTTAAAACCTTAGAGGAAATTGTTCCTTATTGCGAAGGTGCTTCTCCTAGTGATGTAGAAATGCAAATGAAGGAGATGGGAGATAATGGTAAAAGTGAAAATATTGCTTCTTTGGATTACAGGAATAAGTTTTTCTTTAATTTACCTGCACCTAACCCTCTCTATTATCAATGGTGGTATACGCTAGGTTCACAGGAAGAGTTTGTTGGTAAAGTTTTAAGCTCACATGATAATGCTAAGGTTTTATGTATTGGAACCCCAACCATTGCTTCCGCACTCAACTCTTATGGAGTAGATGCCACACTTCTAGACATTGATCTTGATATAATCAAATTATTTAAAAAAACTTACGGGGACAAAAACGAAAGTCAGCACTATGATATTTTTGATGAACTTCCTCAAGAACTTCATAATAAATTTGATTTAACTATCATTGATCCTCCATGGTACAAAGAATATTTTGAAGCTTTCTTATCTCGGTCTATTAAGGCAACTAAAGATGGAGGTTTAATTTATTGTTCTATTCCTCAAGTTCTTACCCGGGCAAGTATTTCTGACGAACGAAAAGAGTTAATAGAATGGTTGAAAGGTAGTGGTCATGAAGTACTTTGTATTGAAAAGTCATCCTTTAAATATATTGTACCTGAGTTTGAAGGTATTTCATTTAAAGAGAAAAAACTAGATATGTCCAGCCAGCCTTGGAGAGCTTCTGACCTTCTTGTTATTCAGGTAAAGGGTAATAAAGAATTAGCATTTTCAGGGGGGAGAAATAATTTAATACGTAGTTTCTCAAGAGAAGGCAGTCAGTCAATCTTTCGAGTTTTTTTAGAAGAAAAAAATATAGTAACCGGTGTGGGCCCTCGACGTTCTGAGGGGTTTAAAGAAAGTATTAGTCGGAGAGAACATAAAGAGGAAGTGAATGTTTGGACTTCTAAAAAAGATGGTTTTCAATTTGAAGACTTGAATGTGGTAGAAAATGTGCTTTCATGTTGGTCTGATGGGAAATCGAAGGCAGAAACTATAGAGGCTCTTCAACCTGAATATCAAGAAATAAAGAATATAGTTGAAAAACATGATGAATTGCTGGAGTTATGGAGTCGACATGCGGATGGTGATGTCCGTCGAACAGCCAGAAAAATAAAAGAAATAAATGATTCTTCTCATAGCCAGTGGGCTTCTCAACCAAGTGCTAGAGAGTATGGAAGTAAAACTGATGGGTTTCGAATTGAGTTTCAACGTGATCGAGATCGAGTAATTTGGTCAAGTGGTTTTAGAAAGTTAGCAGACAAAACCCAGCTATTCCCATTAGATCAAGATGAGAATTTAAGGCAGCGCTTAGCTCATAGTATTGAAGTGATGCAGCTTGCTACAACAATATCAAACAGTTTTGGTTTGAATAATGATTTAGTGGAGGCTGGTGCCTTGGCACATGATGTTGGTCATACACCTTTCGGCCACGCTGGAGAAAATGCTATTGATCGCTTGTTTGTTGCTCTTGGGGTTGCGTGTGGTTTTAATCATTATGAACATGGGGTTGATGTAGTTAGGTATTTAGAAGGATCCTATCAAAATAGTGCTTTTGAAATTCATAACGGGCTAAATCTTACACCAGAGGTTTGTGACTGTATTTTAAAGCATACCTATTGTCATTCCGGCGGTGTGGGGAGCCATAAAGATGTTTGGGATAAATCTAAACACAAAGAATATTTGAAATGTTCGGGTTTTAGTCATCTTGAGGGACAAGCTGTAAGAGCTGCGGATAAAATATCGTATTTACTGTCTGATATTGAGGATGGAATTCGTTTAGGAGCAATATCTCATCAAGACCTTATGTACTGCAGATTATTTCACCGCTCTCCAATCGATTTCAGAATGAAAAGCGATGATATTCTTTATCTGAAATTTATTGAGCAGCGGGGAGCTATAATTAAATTATTGATGGAAGATATCATTCTTGAGTCATCTAAGCGAATTAGTTCATTAACTTCTATAAATGAAGTTCGGAATGCTGATGATTATTGTATTTATCATAGTCGAGAGATTATGGCTGATATGAGTGAAATTTGGGAAAAGATACAAGTAAGAAGGTTACATCGCGATCCTAGGGTCATAACGGCTAACTTGAAGGCTTCAAAAGTTGTAACAGAGCTTGTAATTCTTTTCACCTTATTCCCAGAATACATTGATGAAAGATTTCGTAAAGAGCATGAACGGCTGAGGACTTCTGGCTATATGAAACATTATGAGTCAGACTGCCCTAAAGTAAATATCCCTGAAAACTTTACTTCATTTCTGCCTTTGAACTTCATGATAGACTTTAGTACGGCAAAGCTAAATGGGATACCAATATACGACTTAGTAATTGCAAAAGACTACGTTGCTAGTTTTTCCGACAATAAATGCAATCAATTGCACCGAGAGTTACTAACTAGTAAATTTTGA
- a CDS encoding Imm27 family immunity protein has translation MNLRKDENKLIGKHVFLSGKVVADKVAQRIDYLKNNVMLVVAYSDDGWSTLLRDPNDGRLWELIYDDSGSHGAGAPSLIHLTLDNAKNKYKFK, from the coding sequence ATGAATCTAAGAAAAGATGAAAATAAATTAATCGGTAAGCATGTTTTTTTAAGCGGTAAAGTTGTGGCGGATAAAGTGGCACAGCGAATTGATTATTTAAAAAATAACGTAATGTTAGTCGTTGCATATTCCGATGATGGGTGGTCAACTTTACTGCGAGATCCTAATGATGGGCGACTCTGGGAGCTAATATACGACGACTCAGGCTCTCATGGCGCAGGTGCACCGAGTTTGATTCACTTAACGCTGGATAATGCGAAAAACAAATACAAATTCAAGTAA
- a CDS encoding NAD(P)/FAD-dependent oxidoreductase, producing the protein MTQVDVIVIGAGAAGLMCAAQAGYRGRNVTVLDMGKKPGRKILISGGGRCNFTNENASPDNYLCGNPHFVKSCLSRYTQHDFIELVDRHGLAYHHKTLGQLFCDNSAQDIVDILLTECEWAGVNIALRNEVLSVTKTDAGYEVITEQDSYQCESLVVASGGLTMPKLGASPIGYKIAEQFGLTVLPTMAALVPFTLHQHDKDRFDGLSGISIPCLLTSEDGTQFKENILFTHRGLSGPAILQISSFWRAGQTVYINLLPELDLKQQLEQWRQSQGQKSLKNTLATILPKRFVEMLHDTKAIPDCNVNQLSHAQIDALHDYIHNWQIKPNGTEGYRTAEVTLGGVDTDELSSKTFEAKKSPGLYFIGEVTDVTGWLGGYNFQYAWSCGFAAGQYC; encoded by the coding sequence ATGACCCAAGTAGATGTAATTGTGATTGGCGCCGGTGCCGCAGGTTTGATGTGTGCTGCACAAGCAGGCTACCGTGGTCGCAATGTTACTGTGCTTGATATGGGCAAAAAGCCTGGCCGTAAAATATTAATCAGCGGCGGCGGGCGTTGTAACTTCACCAATGAAAACGCAAGCCCAGACAACTACTTGTGTGGCAATCCTCACTTTGTAAAATCGTGTTTAAGTCGTTATACCCAGCATGACTTTATAGAGCTGGTGGACCGTCACGGCTTGGCGTATCACCATAAAACGCTGGGCCAGTTATTTTGTGATAACAGCGCTCAAGATATCGTCGACATTCTTTTAACTGAGTGTGAGTGGGCGGGTGTTAACATAGCGCTGCGTAACGAAGTACTCAGCGTGACAAAAACCGATGCGGGCTATGAAGTTATTACCGAGCAAGACAGCTATCAATGTGAGTCGTTAGTTGTCGCATCGGGTGGATTAACCATGCCTAAGCTCGGTGCATCACCAATTGGTTATAAAATTGCCGAGCAATTTGGTTTAACAGTGTTACCAACCATGGCGGCATTAGTGCCATTTACGTTGCACCAGCATGATAAAGATCGCTTTGATGGGTTATCGGGGATCAGCATTCCTTGTCTGCTTACCAGTGAAGATGGCACCCAGTTTAAAGAAAACATCTTGTTTACTCACCGTGGCCTTTCGGGCCCAGCGATTTTACAAATCAGTTCTTTCTGGCGCGCAGGGCAAACTGTGTACATCAACTTGTTACCTGAGCTCGATTTAAAACAGCAGCTTGAGCAGTGGCGTCAAAGCCAAGGGCAAAAGTCACTAAAAAATACCCTTGCGACAATTTTACCAAAACGCTTTGTTGAAATGCTGCACGATACTAAAGCTATCCCTGATTGCAATGTAAACCAACTAAGCCATGCGCAAATCGACGCGTTACATGACTACATTCACAATTGGCAAATTAAACCCAACGGCACCGAGGGTTATAGAACAGCCGAAGTAACGCTTGGCGGTGTAGACACCGACGAGTTAAGCTCAAAAACCTTCGAAGCGAAAAAGTCACCGGGCCTCTATTTCATCGGCGAAGTCACCGACGTCACTGGTTGGCTAGGCGGCTACAACTTCCAATATGCTTGGAGCTGCGGCTTTGCAGCAGGGCAGTATTGTTGA
- a CDS encoding S8 family peptidase — translation MTTNNNLKKCAIALSLTALFGTTAAMATPNQLMSPSMQETAAKLQGQEGFGTQFIIKYKNNSDEMMTMSAAEQSPTMMNKKAKGFVKNFTSKKGKVKAQYVRAMAMSNHHVMRADKKLSAQEAQEFMQEMVASGNVEYIEIDQMLKPFATPNDPRYDDQWHYYEQAGGLNLPTAWDTATGSGVVVAVLDTGYRPHVDLNANILQGYDMISNVSVANDGGGRDSDARDPGDAISANECGYTHGAQNSSWHGTHVAGTVAAVTNNGEGVAGVAYNSKVVPVRVLGKCGGLTSDIADGIIWASGGSVSGVPANANPADVINMSLGGSGSCSSTTQSAINQARNNGTVIVIAAGNDNDNSANYNPGNCNGVVNVASVGRNGGRAYYSNYGSNIDVAAPGGAQSFANDSEGVLSTHNSGSTGPSSDSYHYSQGTSMAAPHVAGVAALIKQAKPSATPDEIESILKSTTRSFPATCTSCGTGIVDAAAAVAAASGTTPPPPTGNVLEDGQALTGLSGSASSQTFYTMEVPTGATNVTFTMSGGTGDADLYVRAGSAPTTSTYDCRPYKGGNNEVCSIDNPTAGTYHVMLNGYSAYSGVSLVGDLTTSGGGSGSGSPQAGGGTVTDISASAGQWKHYTLEVPAGMASFTVTTSGGTGDSDLFVKFGSQPTTSSYDCRPYKNGNAETCTFSNPQAGTWHLSLNAYRTFSGVTLDAQYQP, via the coding sequence ATGACAACTAACAACAACTTGAAGAAGTGCGCAATTGCACTGAGCTTGACTGCGTTGTTTGGGACGACGGCAGCAATGGCTACTCCAAACCAACTAATGTCACCATCTATGCAGGAAACTGCGGCGAAATTACAAGGCCAAGAAGGCTTTGGTACACAATTCATCATCAAGTATAAAAACAACAGTGATGAAATGATGACGATGTCGGCAGCAGAACAATCGCCAACCATGATGAACAAAAAAGCAAAAGGCTTTGTTAAAAACTTCACCAGCAAAAAAGGTAAAGTAAAAGCGCAATACGTTCGCGCAATGGCGATGAGTAATCACCACGTTATGCGTGCTGATAAAAAACTTTCTGCTCAAGAAGCACAAGAATTCATGCAAGAGATGGTTGCATCTGGTAACGTTGAATACATCGAAATCGACCAAATGTTAAAGCCATTTGCAACGCCTAACGACCCACGTTATGACGACCAATGGCACTACTACGAGCAAGCGGGTGGTCTTAACCTTCCTACAGCTTGGGATACAGCAACGGGTAGCGGTGTAGTTGTTGCGGTACTTGATACTGGTTACCGTCCTCATGTTGATTTAAATGCCAACATCCTTCAAGGCTATGACATGATCTCTAATGTGTCTGTAGCTAACGATGGTGGTGGTCGTGATAGCGATGCACGCGATCCAGGTGATGCAATCAGCGCTAACGAATGTGGTTACACACATGGTGCGCAAAACTCAAGCTGGCACGGTACGCACGTTGCGGGTACTGTTGCAGCAGTGACTAACAACGGTGAAGGTGTTGCTGGTGTTGCTTACAACTCAAAAGTTGTTCCAGTACGTGTACTTGGTAAATGTGGTGGTTTAACTTCTGATATCGCTGACGGTATTATCTGGGCTTCAGGTGGTTCGGTTTCTGGCGTACCAGCAAATGCTAACCCTGCTGATGTTATCAACATGAGTTTAGGTGGTAGCGGTTCATGTAGCTCTACAACACAAAGCGCTATCAACCAAGCACGTAACAACGGCACTGTGATCGTAATCGCTGCGGGTAACGATAACGATAACTCTGCAAACTACAACCCAGGTAACTGTAATGGCGTTGTAAACGTTGCATCTGTTGGTCGTAACGGTGGTCGTGCTTACTACTCAAACTACGGTAGCAACATTGACGTTGCAGCACCGGGTGGCGCGCAAAGCTTTGCGAATGACTCTGAAGGTGTGTTATCAACACACAACTCAGGTTCTACAGGCCCAAGCAGTGATTCATACCACTACTCGCAAGGTACATCGATGGCAGCACCACATGTTGCGGGTGTAGCAGCGCTAATCAAGCAAGCTAAACCTTCTGCAACGCCTGATGAAATCGAAAGCATCTTAAAATCAACAACGCGTTCTTTCCCAGCAACATGTACAAGCTGTGGTACGGGTATTGTTGATGCAGCAGCCGCTGTTGCAGCAGCATCAGGCACAACACCGCCACCACCAACGGGTAACGTATTAGAAGATGGTCAAGCACTAACTGGTTTAAGTGGCTCTGCTAGCAGCCAAACTTTCTACACAATGGAAGTTCCAACAGGTGCGACTAACGTAACCTTCACAATGAGTGGCGGTACAGGTGATGCTGACCTATACGTTCGTGCAGGTAGTGCACCAACAACGTCAACCTATGATTGTCGCCCGTATAAAGGTGGTAACAACGAAGTATGTTCTATCGATAACCCAACAGCAGGCACTTACCATGTAATGCTGAATGGTTACTCTGCATACTCAGGTGTTAGCCTAGTGGGTGATTTAACAACTTCTGGCGGTGGTTCAGGCTCAGGTTCACCACAAGCAGGTGGCGGCACAGTGACTGATATCTCTGCAAGTGCAGGTCAGTGGAAACACTACACGCTAGAAGTACCAGCAGGTATGGCAAGCTTCACAGTAACTACGTCTGGCGGTACAGGTGATTCTGACTTATTTGTTAAGTTTGGTAGCCAACCAACCACTTCAAGTTATGACTGTCGTCCGTACAAAAACGGTAACGCAGAAACATGTACATTCAGTAACCCACAAGCAGGTACGTGGCACTTAAGCTTAAATGCTTACCGTACTTTCTCTGGTGTAACATTGGATGCACAGTATCAACCTTAA
- a CDS encoding peroxiredoxin, protein MIEQGQTLPAATLSELTSEGMQTLSTEALFADKKVVLFAVPGAFTPTCSNAHLPEFITLADKITAKGVDAIYCVSVNDAFVMKAWGEAHNAEHIRMLADGDASFTKALGLDKDTAGFGGVRSKRYAMIVENQTVTGLFVEQDKEFVVSRAEAVLEKL, encoded by the coding sequence ATGATCGAACAAGGCCAAACTTTACCTGCAGCAACCCTTAGCGAATTAACCAGCGAGGGCATGCAAACCCTATCAACAGAGGCATTATTTGCAGATAAAAAAGTGGTGCTATTTGCGGTGCCAGGTGCATTTACGCCAACCTGCTCAAATGCTCACTTACCTGAGTTTATTACGTTAGCCGATAAAATTACCGCTAAAGGCGTTGATGCAATTTACTGCGTATCGGTGAACGATGCATTTGTAATGAAAGCATGGGGTGAAGCTCATAACGCTGAGCATATTCGGATGTTAGCCGATGGTGATGCAAGCTTTACAAAAGCACTTGGTCTAGATAAAGACACGGCTGGCTTTGGTGGCGTACGTTCAAAGCGCTATGCGATGATCGTTGAGAACCAAACGGTAACAGGGCTGTTTGTTGAACAAGACAAAGAGTTTGTAGTAAGCCGCGCTGAAGCTGTGCTCGAAAAGCTTTAA